GGGGACCATCACCTGGTGGGAGCACAGCAACCCGCCCCACAACACGTACTCGAAGGAGCTGGTGGCCGAGTGGAACAAGAAGAACCCGAACACGCAGGTCCAGTACGAGTTCTTCGCCATGACGCCGTACTTCAAGAAGCTGTCGGCCGCGCTCTCCACGAGGTCAGCGGCCGACATGTTCACGGTGATCGACACCCTGCTTCCCAGCTTCACCACGAAGGACGTCCTGGCGCCCATCCGGCCCGAGTGGCTGGGCTACCGGAACCTCGAGGACATGAAGAAGGCCTATCTGCCGGGCGCGCTGGACGGCTACATCCACGAGGGCCGGCTCTATGCCGTGCCCGTGGTCTCCTCCACCTTCAGCCTCTACCTCAATCGCAAGCACTTTCGCGAGGCCGGCCTGGACCCCGACAAGGACGCCCCCCGCACCTGGGAGGACATCGGGCGGGTCGGCCAGAAGCTCGTCAAGATGCAGGGCAGCACGATGGCCCGTGAGGGCTTCGACTTCGCCATGCATTCCTCGGCGTGGACGATGTGGTACATGGAAGGCCTCATCCGGCAGCACGGCGGCAGCATCCTCGATCGCGCCGGGCGGAAGTGCACGGCGAACGGGGAGGCTGGCGTCAAGGCCATGCAAGTACGGTCGATGTACGTCCACAAGTACAAGATCTCCGATCCCACGGTCAGCGTGGCCACGAACGCGCTGCCCGCCGATGACATGCCGAAGGGCCGCGTCTCCATGTTCATCACCCACGCCGGCAGCGTGGCGCAGTTCGGTCCCAAGATGATGGCCGACGTCAAGGTGGTGCCGTTCCCACAGGTGAACCCGCAGAAGCCCGTCAGCGTCGTCTACGGATTCGCGCTCGCCGTCAACCCTCACGTCCCCGAGGCCAAGCAGAAGGCGGTGCACGATCTGATCCGCCACGTCATCCGCGACCCGAAGCAGTGGTACGAAAAGACGTCCTATCCGTATCCGAGCGCGAACTTCCTGCAGCTGCCCGGCATGGAGGAAGCGCGGAAGACCCGATACCTCGACGTGTTCATCAACGATCTCTCCACGGGGAACTTCGTCACCCGGACGCCCTATTTCATCGAGATCAGCGACGCCATGCATCGGGCCATGGAGCGCGTGGTCCTCCGGAACGAGGACCCCAAGGCCTCCCTCGACCAGGCCTGCAAGGAGATCGACGCCGCGCTGGTCAAGCAGTAGCCGAACCGGCGGTATGGCCCGACAGCCGATTGCCCCCGCCCGGGCGCAGCCGTGGCCGCGATGGCGGACTGTTCTGCGACAGGCGGTGGCCTGGCGGCGGTT
The nucleotide sequence above comes from Candidatus Methylomirabilota bacterium. Encoded proteins:
- a CDS encoding extracellular solute-binding protein, whose protein sequence is MQRALVGLLSLALAAVLPGQPAFAQQGTITWWEHSNPPHNTYSKELVAEWNKKNPNTQVQYEFFAMTPYFKKLSAALSTRSAADMFTVIDTLLPSFTTKDVLAPIRPEWLGYRNLEDMKKAYLPGALDGYIHEGRLYAVPVVSSTFSLYLNRKHFREAGLDPDKDAPRTWEDIGRVGQKLVKMQGSTMAREGFDFAMHSSAWTMWYMEGLIRQHGGSILDRAGRKCTANGEAGVKAMQVRSMYVHKYKISDPTVSVATNALPADDMPKGRVSMFITHAGSVAQFGPKMMADVKVVPFPQVNPQKPVSVVYGFALAVNPHVPEAKQKAVHDLIRHVIRDPKQWYEKTSYPYPSANFLQLPGMEEARKTRYLDVFINDLSTGNFVTRTPYFIEISDAMHRAMERVVLRNEDPKASLDQACKEIDAALVKQ